One Nicotiana tomentosiformis chromosome 4, ASM39032v3, whole genome shotgun sequence genomic window carries:
- the LOC104095990 gene encoding uncharacterized protein, which translates to MPRMEVIRRSFIARTELRGGVKIAHFNARTVYFGLDNEYDHTTVWTKTSMYIQGQRMELQVWTPNFNPNEDNPIVPVWIVIPELSWHFYYMEVLSVLLSPIGKVLHLDLASMQKTRGSVAKAKMQVNLTQFRPHHVWLGFDEDQDVNGDRQWLEVVYEDLPTYCSHCKYLGHEEYSCPVREREEEDKK; encoded by the coding sequence ATGCCTCGAATGGAAGTGATCAGGAGAAGCTTCATAGCACGAACAGAACTAAGAGGAGGAGTTAAAATAGCCCATTTCAATGCTCGCACAGTCTACTTTGGTCTAGATAATGAGTACGATCACACAACTGTCTGGACAAAAACCTCCATGTATATCCAAGGTCAAAGAATGGAATTACAAGTTTGGACACCCAACTTCAATCCAAATGAGGATAATCCAATTGTCCCTGTTTGGATAGTTATTCCTGAACTATCATGGCATTTCTACTACATGGAGGTTCTATCTGTACTGTTGTCTCCTATTGGTAAGGTATTGCATCTCGACCTAGCCTCTATGCAGAAAACAAGAGGAAGTGTAGCAAAAGCCAAGATGCAGGTTAACTTGACTCAATTCAGGCCTCATCATGTTTGGCTAGGCTTTGATGAAGATCAGGATGTTAACGGGGATAGACAATGGCTGGAAGTGGTATATGAAGATCTCCCAACATACTGCTCACACTGCAAGTACTTAGGACATGAAGAATACTCATGCCCTGTTagagaaagagaagaagaagacaAGAAATAA
- the LOC138910404 gene encoding uncharacterized protein: MPYSESSWRKLSRGYWEAHSHGLPKNIELRPLVGDEDPSIDLSALGKLEATAGEKKKRKAPGSPSSEKKNLKKRLAVQQKIDRIDQLRAEMNEVQAMADVGKGKIDQLDSEEETAQEQLASVEVQLRVTKEKADKQAQLNEKLRAQMNSALAELDALGSECEAVKAQIRTASADAEEMVAQYRANGEVPETRLKTNVEYMKQLSRRETLEEIHTRGFDLSAEIEEAKMLEVKAKKLARPEDEEGSEGSNKPEGEEGPDGSGNEVGSSEDRA; encoded by the exons ATGCCTTATTCCGAGAGCTCATGGCGCAAACTCTCTAGGGGCTATTGGGAGGCCCATTCTCACG gtttgcctaagaacATTGAGCTTAGGCCTTTAGTAGGGGACGAGGATCCATCCATTGACCTCTCCGCTTTGGGGAAGCTTGAGGCTACAGCaggagaaaagaagaaaaggaaggctCCGGGCTCCCCAAGCTCAGAGAAGAAgaatctaaagaaaaggttggcC GTTCAGCAGAAGATTGACCGGATCGACCAACTTCGAGCTGAAATGAACGAGGTCCAAGCCATGGCCGATGTTGGGAAGGGCAAAATAGACCAGCTAGATTCAGAGGAAGAGACCGCCCAGGAACAACTGGCATCGGTAGAAGTTCAACTCCGAGTGACAAAAGAGAAGGCTGATAAGCAAGCCCAGCTGAATGAGAAACTCCGAGCTCAAATGAACTCCGCCCTAGCAGAGCTGGATGCCCTCGGCAGTGAATGTGAAGCTGTAAAGGCTCAGATACGCACAGCCTCCGCtgatgctgaagagatggtggcccagtataggGCCAATGGCGAGGTACCCGAGACCCGTCTGAAAACCAATGTTGAGTACATGAAGCAGTTatctcgaagggagaccctcgaagagatccacaCCCGAGGTTTCGACCTATCTGCCGAGATCGAGGAGGCGAAAATGCTCGAGGTCAAAGCCAAGAAGTTGGCTCGTCCCGAGGATGAAGAAGGCTCTGAGGGCTCCAACAAACCCGAAGGTGAAGAAGGCCCCGACGGCTCTGGTAACGAGGTGGGTTCTAGTGAAGATCGAGCGTAG